The genomic segment TTCTTGCAATGCGGTGGTCAGTTTAGCGAACCAACAGCGGGGTGCTTGCTTAAGACTATATAACGATTTACGCAAACGAAAAACCTTGTTACTATCAGCCTCAAAGTATCCTGGAGGTGGCTTCATGTACACTTCTTCTTGAAGATCGCCATGCAAGAACACGTTGTGGACATCCATCTGATGAACCGGCCAGTTATTTCCTGCAGCGACTTTGAGAAACATGCGTACTATCTGCATTCGCGCAACAGGAGCAAAAGTTTCGCCGTAGTCAACACCTTCTTTTTGGCGATTACCAAGAGCTACCAGACGTGCCTTGTAACGTTCAATGGTCCCGTATGCATTATGTTTTATCTTGTAAACCCATTTAGAGCCTTTCTTCCCAGGAGGCAAATCCTCAATCGTCCAAGTTTGATTAGCCTCTAAAGCTTCAATTTCAGACCACATTGCCTGTTTCCAAACCTGTCGCTAAAGAGCTTGCTTATAACTTGTCGGTTCAACAGCGGTGGTGATAGCAACCAAATAGGCACGATGGGGTTCGGAAAAACGAGCACAACTCACATAATTATGAATCGGGTAGAGGGATTTTGAAGTACCTAACAACCGCGTCTGTGCTGTATTGATCTGGTAATCATGTAATTTAGCCGGAAGATTGCGTTGACGCGCACCATGACGGAGAGGGACAGGATCCAGATTCAGAACAGGAAGAGCCACGGACGGAGATGGTGAGGACCCCAGAAGCGAGGTTGGAGATGGATTGGGAGTGTCATTTGGGTTCAGTGTTGGTGTGAGTAAGAATGGCGATGTTGAGGCACCATCACGAACAGGAGAGCCGCGATCAGAGTTCGGCGACAATGTCGATGTTGATTCAGGATTGAGGGTGTTGTCGGATGAATTAAGTGGAGATGATGGGCCTGAGGACCGAGCTGAACCGTTGGGCCTATCACCTTCATCCTCTAGTGGGCCAAGTAAATAAGAGGCCCATAGAATgtttccttcatcttcttcgatttcGATGTCGGGAGAAACGAATTGATCATACGGAAATTCTGTTTCACAAAATTTAACATCCCGtgaaaaaagaattgatttgcatTAAGATCATAGAGTCTCCAAGCCTTCTTACCATATGGATATCCCACAAAAATGCATTTCCGACTCCGTGATGCAAATTTGTCACCTTGATGCCGTTGATTATGAGCATAACAGAGACTCCCAAAGACTTTTAAATGAACATACGTTGGTGTAGACCCATGTAACTTCTCATAAGGAGTGACACCATTGAGAACAGAACTGGGAGTGCTCTTGATCAAATAGCCGGCTGTCAAAATGCACTCTCCCCAAAACGTAATAGGCAAATGTGCTTGGAACCTTAAAGCTCTAGCAACATTTAAAATGTGTCGATGTTTCCTCTCGACTCTTGCGTTTTTTTGAGGAGTATCAACACAAGAAGTTTCATGTAGTATTCCCTGGCTGCGAAAGTAGGCACCTAGACTTGTGAACTCAGTTCCGTTGTCGCTTCGGACTCGCTTCACTTGTGTTTGAAATTGTCTTGCGGCCATGGAGATTAAACCTTTGAGATTGTCAGCAGTTTCAGTTTTAGTACGTTGAAGATATATCCATACACTACGGGAGTAATCATCAACAACAGTAAGAAAATAACGAGCACCGGAGGATGATGCAGTGCGGTAAGGACCTCAAATATCACAGTGAATAAGCTCAAAAACAGATGTGGTTTTATTATTACTGATTGGGAAACAAGAACATGTTTGTTTTGCGCGGAAACATACATCACACGCCTTATTGGAAATAGCAGAAtcaacagaaacagaaacatgCGGGAGTGAACCAACTACTTTTGCAAACGGATGACCTATCCGTTGATGCCACAACGTGTAATCCTTTGTCTCTTGAGTTGTGACATGTGCGACTGACTCTGTTCTGCAAAAACGGAAGGTTCCACCGTCTCTCTTACCCGCACCAATCATCATCCTCGAACTGCGGTCATGAATGACAAGAAACTGATCAGCTAATACGTGCAACAAACCCCGACTTCTAGAAGGGATGCATTTATTAGGTAAAAGGTCGACGTGGGCGCTGCccgttgctctgataccatgtaataacagagaaaggagatgaatgtttatgtgttattaatctttgagtatgagtacaaatatatatatcaatacaaAAGCTTAGCCAGCAAGTCATAATAACTACAGAGATTTGTAGAGAAtatacaatgcaaaatatggaaaCTAATAAACTCTAGTATCGTGATATATGGGATCTGATTTCAGAGGGAATAATATCCCATTACCATGTTTTCCATCAAGAAGATTCTTAGTATTACTGATGTTACTTTAAATGTTTCTGAAACAccaaaatatttcttttctGAGTGAATTCGTTCTAAGACAAAGGATATCAGAACTAGCAATATGTACAAAAGCATTACCAAGACTTCCGTTATTGATGCCAACAAACTCGATCCCTTCTTTTCCAAGAACACGACCCATTTCTGGATGGATTGTTGCAAAAATTTGTTGGCTGTAGGGTAAAATTTCCTTCTCAATATCACTGCATCAAATAAAgctgtcgacaaaaaaaaaataattaggcaaatagtaaagagaaaaaaaggaaaaatcaaatttgaagaTGTCACTTTTCAAACACTTCTGAAAATAACGtggaaaaatattaaactttggGAATTTAAATGCTTGTATTTCTTGATTTCTACGTTAAGTTGCAAATGAAAAGGGGGAAATGCTATGTATAACCTGAATCTTTTTGAATGGCTCTCAACATATGATAGTTGAATGATTGACCTAAtacaatttaacattttattcaaaaaaaaaaaatcattgaccTAATAGTTAATGAAATATGATCCATAATCAAAGTTGATAGTTTTACGTCGCCCCAAAACATCCTCGGTTTCATGTTTTGAAACCCAAATAGAGAGCTGAAGGAAGTGGAAACATGTCTTCTTGGCTCTTGCACCTCTTTAATCTTCTAAATACGAATTTTTTTCTCGAGGAACAATACTTTCTTCACTAATCGCATGCagaactctttttgtttttgtcctcCCTCTCTCCCTGCAACGCCTTTTACTCCGATCCACCGGTTTAAGAAACTCTACGGTTGTAACCCAAAAACTTTCATAGTCAATTGACTATTTTATGTTTCTGATTAAATTTTCGGGGAGTCACAATTAGTAAAACAGGCGTAATAAAAAAGCAGTTGACTATGAGTCTATTGACTTATTATAGTCGTCGCATAAAACCATCTCTATTTTCACGTTAATCTATAGTAGCcacaaagacaaagaaaacaaaatatcattataTAAATCGGAGATTCATGATGTGTAACCCATATTTGGAAAGTTGAACAATGCTTTCTCGCGACTCTTCCCtcctccttttccttttctccttCCTCATTACTAGTTTCGGAGCATCTGCTCAGAATTTTTCCTTAATACAGAGTCACTGTAGAAATCTAAGTACGACAAATATCTCTAGAAACATCACTTTCTTGACCAATCGCAGAACTCTTTttgcctctctctcttcctccgaCGCCTCATCATACTCCACTGGATTCCAAAACGCTACGGCGGGAGAAGCCCCTGACATAACAACTGGTCTTTTCCTCTGCCGGGGAGACGTTACGACGGAAGTTTGCCGTAACTGTGTTGCCTTGGCTGTCAACGACACACTACGTCTGTGTCCGAATGAGAGAGAAGCCGTGATCTATTACGACGACTGCATGCTCCGATACTCTGAACGGAATATTCTCTCGACCCTTTCATACAATGCCCCATCGACCATGTGGAACGGTAATATTTCAtctaaccaaaatcaaatatatgGGTACGAAGATTTGGTGTCGTCCGCAATGAACAAAGCTGCCGTGGAAGCTGCGAACAGTTCTAGAAAGTTCTGTGCGATGAAAGCAGATTCGACCGCACTCCAGACTTTGTATGTATTGACTCAGTGCACTCCTGATCTCACAAGAGTAGAGTGCTTGAGCTGTCTGCAAAACTCCATCAATGAAATGCCTCTTTACAGAACTGGAGCAAGATTTCTTTACCCTAGTTGTAATTCAAGGTATGAGCTTTACGTTTTCTACAACGAAACCGCCATTACAAAACCACCACCACTGCTGCCTCCTGTATCTACTCCTCCTCCGGTGTCATCTCCTCCACGACCTGGTgaattcttccttcttcctctgtttttccccctgctttatttttaattttctccttttgatTTAGTTTTAGAATGATGCTTTGAAACGCAGGGAAAGGAGGGATTTCAAACGTGTTAGTGGTAGCCATTGTGGTGCCTATTACAGTGACTGTTGTGCTTTTCATTGCTGGTTATTGCTTCCTTGCAAAGAGGGCAAAGAAGACTTCCGGTCCTGCTGCACCAGCCTTTGATGGTAAAAATTCGAATGAGCAACAATCTAATTTGTatgattaatttttgataacTAGTTTCTTTATCTTTCCCTTCTTCTGCGACTTTTATTGTGCAGCAGGAGATGATATTACAACCATAGAGTCCCTGCAACTTGgttataaaataattcaagctgcaacaaacaatttttcagaaaataataaGATTGGTCAAGGTGGATTTGGTGAGGTTTTCAAGGTACTAATAAGTTAATATATTCAGTTAATTCTTTAACTGCGCTTGGGGAGAAATTTTTGTGTCAACACATTTGGATAACCAGAAGATATTGATGAAAACGGATAGGGTACACTTTCAAATGGGACTGATGTTGCGGTGAAGAGATTATCAAAATCATCAGGACAAGGTGACACGGAGTTCAAGAACGAGGTTGTTCTTGTTGCAAAGCTTCAGCATAGAAATCTGGttaagatttttggattttctatTGAACGAGAAGAAAGGATCTTGGTGTACGAGTATGTGCCCAACAAAAGCCTTGATTACTTCCTCTTTGGTCGGTTGCATTTATATTACTCtgtttcaatgattttttttgccatttttgaAACTTGGGATTCAaaatttttgattgaaattTATGTGCGCACACAGACCCTGAAAAGCAAGGTGAGCTGGACTGGACTCGACGATACATGATCATTGGAGGGATTGCTCGTGGGATTttatatcttcatcaagattcacggCTCACAATCATACACCGTGACCTCAAAGCAGGTAACATTCTCCTGGATGAAGATATGAATCCAAAAATTGCTGATTTTGGAATGGCAAGGATCTTTGGAATGGACGAAACCCAGGCAAGCACAAGCGTAATAGTTGGTACCTTGTAAGTCgttgttttcttcttacaaGCTGAAGCttattaaacataattttttttttgaaaattattaaacataATTTTGCCAATATACCAAAGTTTTGTTGTGCATTTCAGCGGTTACATGTCTCCTGAATATGCGATACATGGCCAGTTTTCAGTGAAATCTGATGTCTATAGCTTTGGGGTGTTAGTTCTTGAGATTATAAGCGGTAAGAAAAACGACAGCTTCTACGACACAGACGGCGCACATGACTTGGTTACATATGTAAGTTTAAAGGCAAACAAGTTTATATTAACATCTCTTGCGAATTGCAATGTAAGCAATGATGTCACAAACTAATTTGATTGATTCAAATTATAGGCTTGGAAGCTTTGGAGCAAAGGAACACCATTAGACCTTGTGGATCCAATTGTTATAGATAATTGCCAAAAGAGTGAAGTGGTCCGATGCATCCATATCGGTCTTTTATGTGTTCAAGAAGATCTTGTAGAGCGCCCGATCATGTCAACCATCTTTGTGATGCTCACTAGTAATACCGTAACTTTACCAATGCCTCAGCAACCAGGGTTTTTCGTTCAGAAAAGACCTGAAAGTGACCAGTGTGTTTCAGGGTCTGTTGACGATGCACCGATCACTGATCTATATCCCCGTTGAATAtggtgttaaaaaaattatcgcTGAATTATGGAATTTAGGTTTCATTTGGATTTTGATAGCAATCGATCACAAGCTTGAATTATGGAAGTCAACCGATTTGTGGTTGGAGTAAATTATTGTGAGATAAATAAGAATGATGAGAGTTTCCAAATTTGTTACTCATGacttttctatttgtttttttttttgttcttaataaaGATGAGTGTTTTTCATTTATGATCTCCTCTTTACTCTATCAAAGTTTCTTGGTTTCGTAGGAACTGAAATCAATTTTCTAGTTAAGATGCAAACAACGAATAAAACAACTCTTTACTCTATCACTGATTTATTCGTTGTTTGAATAGTTTTCGACTTTGCACTTGCCTGGAAATGTTTAATTTAGACTTTGACGGTATGACCGTATACGCAGGTTTAAGGACCGCTTCTTATCATGAAACTTACAGAGAAGCTATGGTTTCTGTTTAGATTCCAAGACAAAGCTATATTCATTccataaaaaaatgaaacagaggaaTTCATACTCAATACTCTGTTTTATTATCCTCATAAGTTCAATTTCAGCGCAACAATGCATCAACACTAGTACTTTCAGACTCAACAGTTTATACGACGCAAATCTCCACctcatcctctcttctcttccttccaGTGTCATGGCTCAAGATCGCTTCTTCTTCAAAGGTTCGACTGGTCAAGTTCCGAACCGTGTATATGCAAGAGCAATGTGCATCCCCGGATCGACAAAAGATGACTGCTCTGATTGTATAAAGACCGCGTCTAATGGTTTGATACAGAGTTGTCCTAACCAAACAGAAGCATTTACATGGCAAGTTGAGCCTACAGTTTGCCTTGTGGGCTACTCCAACAATTCTTTCTCAGAGCTATACCCATATAATGTGGTCAACAACACTGGAGATATTAACTCAAATCTAACAGAGTTCACGGCTGTATGGGAAAATTTAACTGCTCATATGATTGTTGCAGCCTCCACAGAAAGAGAGACAGCATTGTCTAGCAATAAGTATTACAAAGCTGATGCTGCGGCCTTGACACCTTCCCAGAACATATACGCATTGATGCAATGCGTGCCGGATTTGACTTCTCTTTCACatgattgtgaaaattgttTGAAACAAAACGTAGCTTACTACCAGTCATGCTATAGACAGAAGCAAGGAGGCGTTATTATGCGGGCTAGCTGCTTTTTCCGTTGGGATTTGAAACCATTCTCCAAGGCTTTTGGAAACATCATGGTtacttcttctcctcctccgctgCAACCTCTCAAGACATTCCAAGGTGATATTGGACCTGTTGAAACAATTCTTGTTCCCATTGTTGTAGTCgcctttatcatcatcattatcttaGTACTGACTGCTCGACGATCTGCTGTACTTTGCTGGAGGAGAAAACCATATcaagaatttgattttgatcaaCGTGAGTgtttttcatatgattttctttggcctcgtttattttatttatatattttagcatGTATATAGTCTAAGAAATTAGTTAAGAACATTTAATACAACACTATCATAGACtgtgtttaatttgattatgcAGCTGGTATTACAGCTGTAGACTCCCTCCAATTAGATTTTAAGACAATAGAAGCTGCCACAGATAAATTTGCAATGAGTAACAAGCTTGGTCAAGGTGGCTTTGGTGAAGTTTTTAAGGTTCATTActtcttttggaaaaaaatggaTTTAGATAGAAGGTAGGTAAGCTGATAATTATATTCTCCCTGATGCTTTTTTGTAGGGTATGTTGCCTAATGGAACAGAAGTTGCAGTGAAGAGGCTATCGAAAGCATCAGAGCAAGGCGCACcagagttcaagaacgaggtTGTTGTTGTCGCGAAACTTCATCATAGGAATCTTGTTAGGCTTCTCGGGTTTTGTTtggaaggaaaagaaaagatactTGTTTTTGAGTTTGTCCCCAACAAGAGCCTCGATTACTATCTCTNNNNNNNNNNNNNNNNNNNNNNNNNNNNNNNNNNNNNNNNNNNNNNNNNNNNNNNNNNNNNNNNNNNNNNNNNNNNNNNNNNNNNNNNNNNNNNNNNNNNNNNNNNNNNNNNNNNNNNNNNNNNNNNNNNNNNNNNNNNNNNNNNNNNNNNNNNNNNNNNNNNNNNNNNNNNNNNNNNNNNNNNNNNNNNNNNNNNNNNNNNNNNNNNNNNNNNNNNNNNNNNNNNNNNNNNNNNNNNNNNNNNNNNNNNNNNNNNNNNNNNNNNNNNNNNNNNNNNNNNNNNNNNNNNNNNNNNNNNNNNNNNNNNNNNNNNNNNNNNNNNNNNNNNNNNNNNNNNNNNNNNNNNNNNNNNNNNNNNNNNNNNNNNNNNNNNNNNNNNNNNNNNNNNNNNNNNNNNNNNNNNNNNNNNNNNNNNNNNNNNNNNNNNNNNNNNNNNNNNNNNNNNNNNNNNNNNNNNNNNNNNNNNNNNNNNNNNNNNNNNNNNNNNNNNNNNNNNNNNNNNNNNNNNNNNNNNNNNNNNNNNNNNNNNNNNNNNNNNNNNNNNNNNNNNNNNNNNNNNNNNNNNNNNNNNNNNNNNNNNNNNNNNNNNNNNNNNNNNNNNNNNNNNNNNNNNNNNNNNNNNNNNNNNNNNNNNNNNNNNNNNNNNNNNNNNNNNNNNNNNNNNNNNNNNNNNNNNNNNNNNNNNNNNNNNNNNNNNNNNNNNNNNNNNNNNNNNNNNNNNNNNNNNNNNNNNNNNNNNNNNNNNNNNNNNNNNNNNNNNNNNNNNNNNNNNNNNNNNNNNNNNNNNNNN from the Camelina sativa cultivar DH55 chromosome 12, Cs, whole genome shotgun sequence genome contains:
- the LOC109127919 gene encoding cysteine-rich receptor-like protein kinase 11 — translated: MKQRNSYSILCFIILISSISAQQCINTSTFRLNSLYDANLHLILSSLPSSVMAQDRFFFKGSTGQVPNRVYARAMCIPGSTKDDCSDCIKTASNGLIQSCPNQTEAFTWQVEPTVCLVGYSNNSFSELYPYNVVNNTGDINSNLTEFTAVWENLTAHMIVAASTERETALSSNKYYKADAAALTPSQNIYALMQCVPDLTSLSHDCENCLKQNVAYYQSCYRQKQGGVIMRASCFFRWDLKPFSKAFGNIMVTSSPPPLQPLKTFQGDIGPVETILVPIVVVAFIIIIILVLTARRSAVLCWRRKPYQEFDFDQPGITAVDSLQLDFKTIEAATDKFAMSNKLGQGGFGEVFKGMLPNGTEVAVKRLSKASEQGAPEFKNEVVVVAKLHHRNLILILVEVGTV
- the LOC104731158 gene encoding cysteine-rich receptor-like protein kinase 15 isoform X2, coding for MLSRDSSLLLFLFSFLITSFGASAQNFSLIQSHCRNLSTTNISRNITFLTNRRTLFASLSSSDASSYSTGFQNATAGEAPDITTGLFLCRGDVTTEVCRNCVALAVNDTLRLCPNEREAVIYYDDCMLRYSERNILSTLSYNAPSTMWNGNISSNQNQIYGYEDLVSSAMNKAAVEAANSSRKFCAMKADSTALQTLYVLTQCTPDLTRVECLSCLQNSINEMPLYRTGARFLYPSCNSRYELYVFYNETAITKPPPLLPPVSTPPPVSSPPRPGKGGISNVLVVAIVVPITVTVVLFIAGYCFLAKRAKKTSGPAAPAFDGDDITTIESLQLGYKIIQAATNNFSENNKIGQGGFGEVFKGTLSNGTDVAVKRLSKSSGQGDTEFKNEVVLVAKLQHRNLVKIFGFSIEREERILVYEYVPNKSLDYFLFDPEKQGELDWTRRYMIIGGIARGILYLHQDSRLTIIHRDLKAGNILLDEDMNPKIADFGMARIFGMDETQASTSVIVGTFGYMSPEYAIHGQFSVKSDVYSFGVLVLEIISGKKNDSFYDTDGAHDLVTYAWKLWSKGTPLDLVDPIVIDNCQKSEVVRCIHIGLLCVQEDLVERPIMSTIFVMLTSNTVTLPMPQQPGFFVQKRPESDQCVSGSVDDAPITDLYPR
- the LOC104731158 gene encoding cysteine-rich receptor-like protein kinase 15 isoform X1, yielding MLSRDSSLLLFLFSFLITSFGASAQNFSLIQSHCRNLSTTNISRNITFLTNRRTLFASLSSSDASSYSTGFQNATAGEAPDITTGLFLCRGDVTTEVCRNCVALAVNDTLRLCPNEREAVIYYDDCMLRYSERNILSTLSYNAPSTMWNGNISSNQNQIYGYEDLVSSAMNKAAVEAANSSRKFCAMKADSTALQTLYVLTQCTPDLTRVECLSCLQNSINEMPLYRTGARFLYPSCNSRYELYVFYNETAITKPPPLLPPVSTPPPVSSPPRPGKGGISNVLVVAIVVPITVTVVLFIAGYCFLAKRAKKTSGPAAPAFDAGDDITTIESLQLGYKIIQAATNNFSENNKIGQGGFGEVFKGTLSNGTDVAVKRLSKSSGQGDTEFKNEVVLVAKLQHRNLVKIFGFSIEREERILVYEYVPNKSLDYFLFDPEKQGELDWTRRYMIIGGIARGILYLHQDSRLTIIHRDLKAGNILLDEDMNPKIADFGMARIFGMDETQASTSVIVGTFGYMSPEYAIHGQFSVKSDVYSFGVLVLEIISGKKNDSFYDTDGAHDLVTYAWKLWSKGTPLDLVDPIVIDNCQKSEVVRCIHIGLLCVQEDLVERPIMSTIFVMLTSNTVTLPMPQQPGFFVQKRPESDQCVSGSVDDAPITDLYPR